Proteins from one Ferroacidibacillus organovorans genomic window:
- a CDS encoding cytochrome c biogenesis CcdA family protein — protein sequence MFLSFLAGVLSFLSPCVLPLYPSYISYISGVTFSPSQTHTLNHRIKAVTHTLFFILGFSIIFFALGLSATLIGQVFISYRSVIRIVGGIIVIVMGLALSGLLTPKWLMMEKKWEYKGKKPGYFGSVLVGISFAAGWSPCIGPILGAVLVLSASQSAYGISLILAYIVGFAIPYLILGFSLGSVRKLAKYGAILSKIGGYIMIVMGILLLTNMLTLITIWLIKLYGGFTGF from the coding sequence TTGTTCCTTTCATTTCTAGCAGGCGTACTGTCCTTTCTGTCGCCTTGTGTCCTGCCGCTGTACCCTTCGTATATCTCGTATATCTCGGGGGTTACGTTTAGTCCGTCACAAACACACACCTTGAATCATCGCATCAAGGCCGTAACACACACGTTGTTTTTCATCCTCGGCTTTTCGATCATCTTTTTTGCTTTAGGCCTGTCTGCCACACTGATTGGACAAGTGTTCATTAGTTACCGCTCTGTCATTCGGATTGTTGGTGGAATTATTGTCATCGTAATGGGGCTTGCTCTTAGCGGGCTTTTGACCCCCAAATGGCTCATGATGGAAAAGAAATGGGAATACAAAGGCAAGAAACCCGGATACTTCGGCTCTGTCCTCGTTGGGATCAGTTTTGCTGCAGGCTGGTCCCCTTGCATTGGACCGATACTTGGAGCTGTTCTTGTACTCAGCGCGAGCCAAAGTGCCTACGGCATATCTCTCATTCTCGCCTATATCGTCGGCTTTGCCATTCCTTATCTGATACTAGGCTTTTCTCTCGGTTCGGTGCGAAAACTTGCGAAGTATGGAGCCATTCTATCTAAAATCGGCGGGTACATCATGATTGTCATGGGGATATTGTTGCTCACAAATATGCTAACCCTAATCACGATTTGGCTCATTAAACTGTATGGTGGATTCACTGGATTCTAG
- a CDS encoding nitrite reductase: MNDSAKIIEGTFVEMCKVKFAISPEIRVGGRRFTASDLSKIAELVGEDSDIELTTMQQLIVEMDELRAENAKEALRSRGMGVYEVGHVVKNLAVCNFCKGAESEGLEAARELDKAIAGRLVPFPVRVGYSGCPNACGESLAKDIGIVKIKDTFNVYVGGETKTLNASSGKLMLEKVAGDLLPSVVNQIIEVYQKNGRKRERFSHFMKRYGFDTLQNELTI; encoded by the coding sequence ATGAACGATTCAGCAAAAATCATCGAGGGGACGTTTGTGGAAATGTGCAAAGTAAAGTTCGCGATAAGCCCAGAAATCCGAGTAGGAGGCAGGCGGTTTACCGCTTCAGATCTTTCAAAAATAGCCGAACTCGTTGGCGAAGACTCGGATATTGAACTAACGACTATGCAGCAGCTCATCGTTGAAATGGATGAATTACGGGCTGAGAACGCCAAGGAAGCATTAAGGAGTCGAGGCATGGGCGTATATGAGGTCGGGCATGTCGTTAAAAATCTTGCCGTCTGCAATTTTTGTAAAGGCGCTGAATCTGAAGGTCTCGAAGCTGCAAGAGAGTTGGACAAGGCAATTGCGGGCAGGCTGGTCCCATTCCCGGTGAGAGTGGGGTATTCTGGTTGTCCCAACGCCTGTGGTGAATCACTGGCTAAGGACATCGGTATTGTAAAAATAAAAGATACATTCAATGTGTATGTTGGCGGTGAGACGAAAACATTGAATGCTTCGTCAGGAAAATTAATGTTGGAAAAAGTTGCCGGAGATTTGTTGCCGAGCGTTGTGAATCAAATTATTGAGGTTTATCAGAAGAACGGAAGAAAGCGTGAGCGATTTTCGCACTTTATGAAACGCTATGGTTTTGATACGCTCCAAAATGAACTGACAATATGA
- a CDS encoding PspA/IM30 family protein: MSLIARMKDLVRANINDIISKAEDPEKSLNLYIEDATDHLRQFSVEVNRFEAERLMIEKHIHECEAAIDDWHKQAKLALQQNREDLAHKALEHEQKEKNRLEKLNPELEDASQTSAQMREQYQLLQDKLEEAKERRDDLVRRNRRAVAQKSAADAISGIGKDDPLSKFDRMEEKVDRREAEGQAAYASMTSSLSYEMNELKKSQSSAEVEDALAKLKEEMNAESK, translated from the coding sequence ATGTCATTGATAGCGAGAATGAAAGATCTTGTCAGAGCCAACATAAATGACATCATCAGTAAAGCAGAAGATCCGGAGAAGAGTCTCAACCTTTACATTGAGGACGCAACGGATCATTTACGCCAATTCTCTGTTGAGGTGAACCGATTTGAAGCTGAGCGTTTAATGATTGAAAAGCATATTCATGAATGCGAGGCAGCCATTGACGATTGGCATAAGCAGGCGAAACTTGCCCTACAGCAGAACCGCGAGGATTTGGCACACAAGGCGCTCGAACATGAGCAAAAGGAAAAAAATCGTCTTGAAAAATTAAATCCTGAGTTGGAAGATGCCAGTCAAACTTCCGCGCAGATGAGAGAGCAGTATCAGTTGCTACAAGATAAACTAGAAGAAGCCAAGGAAAGGCGCGATGACCTGGTTCGTCGTAATCGCCGGGCCGTTGCGCAGAAAAGTGCGGCGGATGCCATCAGTGGGATAGGCAAAGACGATCCGTTGTCCAAGTTTGATCGGATGGAGGAAAAGGTTGATCGCCGAGAAGCGGAAGGTCAGGCTGCCTATGCCTCAATGACGTCCTCTTTGTCCTATGAAATGAATGAATTGAAAAAGTCGCAATCAAGTGCAGAAGTGGAGGATGCTTTGGCCAAATTGAAAGAGGAAATGAACGCGGAATCGAAATAA
- a CDS encoding TlpA family protein disulfide reductase encodes MLKKRLKWSVIGLVLVGSIAFTAWSGSHRNVTATSIKNLSAAPQIGYRLPPFSMQLLGSQQTISTKDIVGKPVFVNFWTSWCTYCRLEAPDIAKAYKKYGNKVMFLSINVTSQDSIPAVQAFVQQFGVTWRVPLDTTGKVAQKYQIVAFPTSFFVTRSGIIEDKVVGSLSKGTLNADLEAISK; translated from the coding sequence ATGTTGAAGAAGCGTTTAAAGTGGTCCGTGATTGGCTTAGTTCTGGTGGGATCCATTGCCTTCACTGCATGGTCCGGAAGCCATCGTAACGTAACTGCCACGTCTATAAAGAATCTTTCCGCGGCGCCGCAGATTGGCTATCGATTACCGCCCTTTAGCATGCAGCTACTGGGTTCTCAGCAGACCATTTCAACGAAAGACATTGTTGGAAAACCCGTGTTTGTTAATTTTTGGACATCCTGGTGTACGTATTGCCGACTGGAAGCGCCTGATATTGCAAAGGCGTATAAAAAATATGGGAACAAAGTCATGTTTCTCAGTATTAACGTCACTTCACAGGACAGTATTCCCGCGGTTCAGGCGTTTGTACAACAATTCGGTGTGACATGGCGAGTTCCACTAGATACCACGGGTAAGGTGGCACAAAAATATCAGATTGTTGCTTTCCCCACCTCTTTTTTTGTGACCCGATCAGGAATCATTGAGGACAAAGTGGTCGGGTCGCTGTCCAAAGGCACCCTAAACGCTGATTTGGAGGCGATTTCAAAATAA
- a CDS encoding response regulator transcription factor — protein sequence MYKILIVDDEAPMRQLLKIYLTNAGYTISEASNGEVALSEIEAETYHMIILDLMMPGMSGWEACKEIRAIEPELPILMLTARTSIEDKVQGLSMGADDYLTKPFDGRELVARVQSLLRRSVGTETEPYHIRALNMTIEPEQKLVSVHGIPLALTQTEFDILWLLAKRPERTFTREELLERIWGLDFDGDIRTVDSHIKNLREKLREMDVDPIATVWGAGYKFVVNTSDGKI from the coding sequence GTGTACAAAATACTCATCGTTGATGATGAGGCACCGATGAGACAGTTGCTGAAGATTTACCTCACGAATGCAGGGTACACCATCAGTGAGGCAAGCAATGGTGAGGTGGCTTTGTCGGAAATTGAAGCAGAAACATATCATATGATCATATTGGACTTGATGATGCCTGGCATGAGTGGGTGGGAAGCGTGCAAGGAAATTCGAGCAATCGAGCCCGAGCTACCAATCTTGATGCTGACAGCGCGAACGTCTATTGAAGACAAGGTGCAGGGACTGTCGATGGGGGCCGATGACTACTTGACGAAACCGTTTGACGGTCGTGAGTTGGTAGCGCGTGTCCAATCACTGTTACGTAGGTCAGTGGGAACTGAGACAGAGCCATACCATATCCGGGCACTGAATATGACAATTGAGCCGGAGCAGAAGCTGGTTTCTGTACACGGTATTCCGCTTGCTCTCACCCAAACCGAGTTCGATATTTTATGGTTACTGGCAAAGCGCCCTGAGCGAACATTTACTCGTGAGGAGTTGCTGGAACGAATCTGGGGCCTGGATTTTGATGGAGACATACGAACCGTGGACAGCCACATCAAGAACTTACGGGAGAAGTTACGTGAAATGGATGTAGATCCAATTGCAACTGTCTGGGGAGCTGGTTATAAGTTTGTGGTCAACACATCGGATGGTAAAATCTAA
- a CDS encoding TlpA family protein disulfide reductase: MHKVPRRNIIILSVAAVVAGILGYYLWQYGKYVTPAKIGDVAPDIKAVTVTGQNFELKSLQGEPVFLNFFTPWCPPCIQETPDLIAFAKQYGNRIHVVLIDRGDDSVLVRNYVSKYHVPSEMTVLLSPSDHWSPPYGVTGQPETFLISSSGKIVRHIIGPLTEAQMVQYAKEAGLQTQ, encoded by the coding sequence ATGCACAAGGTTCCTCGTCGCAATATCATCATTTTAAGCGTTGCTGCAGTCGTGGCCGGAATTTTAGGATACTATCTATGGCAGTATGGAAAATATGTAACACCCGCTAAGATTGGTGACGTTGCGCCAGACATAAAGGCTGTTACAGTAACCGGGCAAAACTTCGAACTGAAAAGTCTGCAAGGCGAACCCGTGTTTCTGAACTTTTTTACGCCCTGGTGTCCACCATGCATTCAAGAAACACCAGACCTAATTGCCTTTGCCAAACAGTATGGAAATCGGATACATGTCGTCCTGATTGACCGGGGGGACGATAGCGTGTTGGTTCGAAACTATGTATCAAAATACCATGTTCCTTCAGAGATGACAGTGTTATTAAGTCCGAGCGACCATTGGTCACCTCCGTATGGCGTGACAGGGCAGCCAGAAACTTTTTTGATTTCCTCGAGTGGAAAAATTGTTCGTCACATTATCGGACCGCTTACAGAGGCGCAAATGGTGCAATATGCGAAAGAAGCAGGGTTACAGACTCAATGA
- a CDS encoding peroxiredoxin yields the protein MARYLHGFSINLLHDDFATYHHKTRRCRMSVIEPQVSFPRLNEKAPDFEAVSTQGVIKMSSFEGKWVVLFSHPADFTPVCTTEFYGFASEAAEFEKRNVQLIGLSVDGVAAHLAWMKDIEDVFGTKVPFPVIADLDMKVSRLYGMIHPGASSTAAVRAVFIIDDKQTLRAMIYYPMSAGRSITEILRVVDSLQTTDNNGVSTPANWTPGDPVVVAPPANMSAIETPEEAQSKGYDYKRWYLRYKNL from the coding sequence TTGGCAAGGTATCTCCATGGTTTCTCCATAAATTTATTGCACGATGATTTTGCAACCTATCACCATAAAACCAGGAGGTGCCGTATGTCCGTAATTGAGCCACAAGTATCTTTCCCTCGTCTGAATGAAAAAGCCCCAGATTTTGAAGCGGTCAGCACACAGGGTGTCATCAAAATGAGTAGCTTTGAAGGCAAATGGGTGGTTTTGTTCTCCCATCCTGCCGACTTCACCCCGGTATGTACAACGGAATTTTACGGTTTCGCTTCCGAAGCCGCCGAATTTGAGAAACGCAATGTACAACTCATCGGACTGTCAGTGGACGGTGTCGCCGCCCATCTTGCCTGGATGAAGGACATCGAAGATGTCTTTGGCACGAAAGTACCTTTCCCTGTCATTGCAGATTTGGATATGAAGGTGTCACGACTGTATGGGATGATTCATCCAGGCGCTTCTTCCACCGCGGCCGTTCGAGCCGTATTTATCATCGATGATAAGCAAACACTTCGTGCGATGATTTATTATCCGATGAGCGCTGGGCGAAGCATTACAGAAATCCTCCGTGTCGTTGACTCGCTACAAACAACAGACAACAACGGAGTGTCAACGCCAGCCAACTGGACGCCTGGCGATCCGGTTGTCGTTGCGCCCCCAGCAAACATGAGTGCCATCGAAACGCCCGAAGAAGCGCAATCCAAAGGTTATGACTACAAGCGTTGGTATTTGCGGTACAAAAATCTGTAG
- the lgt gene encoding prolipoprotein diacylglyceryl transferase, with protein MHQYWFWIGNFPVRAYSTIFAAAFLFGLGAAVYFAKADKKPEYVPHLWNLAPWLLIGGLVGSRFWQVFFFDWQYYSKHPGQIIAIWHGGLSIQGGVAGALVVGIWYIRRHKLSFWTMADIVAPALLLAQSIGRDANLMNGDAFGSPTHLGYGLLYPKSTLAYQTYGNQPLWPAEVWEGQADIILFALMLVLKQRRWPKGFLFMFYLVGYNLVRFLLEMLRGDSPRFLFHWDAAQWTSMPVVIAGVVITILLFVFERKNPMASNP; from the coding sequence TTGCATCAGTATTGGTTCTGGATAGGGAACTTTCCTGTGCGAGCGTACAGCACGATTTTTGCAGCGGCATTTTTGTTTGGACTTGGGGCGGCCGTGTATTTTGCAAAGGCTGATAAGAAGCCGGAGTATGTTCCTCACTTGTGGAATTTGGCACCTTGGTTACTGATTGGTGGTTTGGTTGGTTCCCGGTTCTGGCAGGTTTTCTTCTTTGACTGGCAGTACTACTCGAAACACCCGGGTCAAATCATCGCCATTTGGCATGGAGGACTGTCTATTCAAGGTGGTGTTGCGGGTGCATTAGTCGTTGGTATCTGGTATATTCGGCGACACAAACTATCTTTTTGGACAATGGCAGATATCGTCGCTCCAGCCCTTTTGCTCGCACAAAGCATCGGACGTGACGCCAATTTGATGAATGGAGACGCATTCGGTAGCCCAACGCATCTTGGCTATGGCTTGTTGTATCCCAAATCAACACTCGCGTATCAAACCTATGGCAACCAACCGCTCTGGCCAGCAGAAGTGTGGGAAGGACAAGCCGATATCATATTGTTTGCCCTAATGTTGGTACTGAAGCAACGCAGGTGGCCGAAAGGGTTTCTGTTTATGTTTTATCTGGTTGGTTACAATCTAGTCCGCTTTCTGTTAGAAATGCTGAGAGGGGACTCTCCTAGATTTTTATTTCACTGGGATGCGGCGCAGTGGACTTCAATGCCAGTTGTCATTGCAGGTGTGGTGATTACCATTTTACTTTTCGTATTTGAACGCAAAAATCCGATGGCATCGAACCCTTGA